A window of Ictalurus furcatus strain D&B chromosome 18, Billie_1.0, whole genome shotgun sequence contains these coding sequences:
- the LOC128622307 gene encoding uncharacterized protein LOC128622307 isoform X5, whose amino-acid sequence MYTNVLFYLQQMQIKAITHMKIEPNTHNMMKVNQMTIEPNTVKPLYPNRVIQLTPEKSVDLYFWEVMTLQRMRHARSYSGMGRANKELIWKGGR is encoded by the exons atgtataccaatgttcttttttatttacagcagaTGCAAATAAAGGCAATTACA cacaTGAAAATAGAGCCAAATACA CACAACATGATGAAGGTGAAT cagaTGACAATAGAGCCAAATACA GTGAAGCCTCTTTATCCAAACCGAGTCATTCAGCTAACCCCAGAGAAGAGTGTAGATTTATACTTCTGGGAGGTGATGACTTTACAAAGAATGAGGCATGCAAGATCTTACTCAGGAATGGGCAGAGCCAACAAAGAGCTGATCTGGAAGGGTGGGAGGTGA
- the LOC128622307 gene encoding uncharacterized protein LOC128622307 isoform X6, whose translation MYTNVLFYLQQMQIKAITHNMMKVNQMTIEPNTVKPLYPNRVIQLTPEKSVDLYFWEVMTLQRMRHARSYSGMGRANKELIWKGGR comes from the exons atgtataccaatgttcttttttatttacagcagaTGCAAATAAAGGCAATTACA CACAACATGATGAAGGTGAAT cagaTGACAATAGAGCCAAATACA GTGAAGCCTCTTTATCCAAACCGAGTCATTCAGCTAACCCCAGAGAAGAGTGTAGATTTATACTTCTGGGAGGTGATGACTTTACAAAGAATGAGGCATGCAAGATCTTACTCAGGAATGGGCAGAGCCAACAAAGAGCTGATCTGGAAGGGTGGGAGGTGA
- the LOC128622307 gene encoding uncharacterized protein LOC128622307 isoform X3 has protein sequence MYTNVLFYLQQMQIKAITHMKIEPNTHNMMKVNQMTIEPNTLQDASCMKKLMGRSIQVKPLYPNRVIQLTPEKSVDLYFWEVMTLQRMRHARSYSGMGRANKELIWKGGR, from the exons atgtataccaatgttcttttttatttacagcagaTGCAAATAAAGGCAATTACA cacaTGAAAATAGAGCCAAATACA CACAACATGATGAAGGTGAAT cagaTGACAATAGAGCCAAATACA cttcaagatgcttcctgtatgaagaaattaatgggccgcagtattcag GTGAAGCCTCTTTATCCAAACCGAGTCATTCAGCTAACCCCAGAGAAGAGTGTAGATTTATACTTCTGGGAGGTGATGACTTTACAAAGAATGAGGCATGCAAGATCTTACTCAGGAATGGGCAGAGCCAACAAAGAGCTGATCTGGAAGGGTGGGAGGTGA
- the LOC128622307 gene encoding uncharacterized protein LOC128622307 isoform X4: MQIKAITHMKIEPNTHNMMKVNQMTIEPNTLQDASCMKKLMGRSIQVKPLYPNRVIQLTPEKSVDLYFWEVMTLQRMRHARSYSGMGRANKELIWKGGR, translated from the exons aTGCAAATAAAGGCAATTACA cacaTGAAAATAGAGCCAAATACA CACAACATGATGAAGGTGAAT cagaTGACAATAGAGCCAAATACA cttcaagatgcttcctgtatgaagaaattaatgggccgcagtattcag GTGAAGCCTCTTTATCCAAACCGAGTCATTCAGCTAACCCCAGAGAAGAGTGTAGATTTATACTTCTGGGAGGTGATGACTTTACAAAGAATGAGGCATGCAAGATCTTACTCAGGAATGGGCAGAGCCAACAAAGAGCTGATCTGGAAGGGTGGGAGGTGA
- the LOC128622307 gene encoding uncharacterized protein LOC128622307 isoform X7: MQIKAITHMKIEPNTHNMMKVNMTIEPNTVKPLYPNRVIQLTPEKSVDLYFWEVMTLQRMRHARSYSGMGRANKELIWKGGR; encoded by the exons aTGCAAATAAAGGCAATTACA cacaTGAAAATAGAGCCAAATACA CACAACATGATGAAGGTGAAT aTGACAATAGAGCCAAATACA GTGAAGCCTCTTTATCCAAACCGAGTCATTCAGCTAACCCCAGAGAAGAGTGTAGATTTATACTTCTGGGAGGTGATGACTTTACAAAGAATGAGGCATGCAAGATCTTACTCAGGAATGGGCAGAGCCAACAAAGAGCTGATCTGGAAGGGTGGGAGGTGA
- the LOC128622307 gene encoding GTPase IMAP family member 7-like isoform X1, protein MTASRCFLYEEINGPQYSGEASLSKPSHSANPREECRFILLGGDDFTKNEACKILLRNGQSQQRADLEGWEVKENRVQGRHVTVAISPSRWLKHLKSFFFSRRVKSIKNEIQKCASVVFPGPNAFLLVIRDGHEPGKVHLLLKAVASVFGKEAFDYSMVLFIRGDGEKRSDPASMKCVKNCGKRHHFLEDTDSSVQNLFMRVGDMTANTNSKFFIPPAYAEPMNKFEPWEKKRILYIKTLLDECKDEKRQKDQHIKELKMKMETSQQRESELEKKLHDSNMRESKLKKKLHDSSIRESELEKKLHDSSIRESELEKKLGDSRLRERELEKKLGDSRLRERELEKKLGDSWLRERELGKKLDESRLRESELEKDLEATQLRGTT, encoded by the exons atgacagcttcaagatgcttcctgtatgaagaaattaatgggccgcagtattcag GTGAAGCCTCTTTATCCAAACCGAGTCATTCAGCTAACCCCAGAGAAGAGTGTAGATTTATACTTCTGGGAGGTGATGACTTTACAAAGAATGAGGCATGCAAGATCTTACTCAGGAATGGGCAGAGCCAACAAAGAGCTGATCTGGAAGGGTGGGAGGTGAAGGAGAACCGTGTCCAGGGAAGACATGTCACTGTGGCAATTAGTCCTTCTCGTTGGTTGAAGCACTTgaaatcattctttttttccaggAGAGTCAAAAGTATCAAAAATGAAATTCAGAAATGTGCATCAGTGGTGTTCCCTGGGCCTAATGCATTCCTTTTGGTGATTAGAGATGGACATGAACCTGGAAAAGTGCATCTCCTTTTAAAAGCAGTTGCTTCAGTGTTTGGGAAAGAGGCATTCGACTACAGTATGGTGCTGTTCATtagaggagatggagaaaaaCGTTCAGATCCTGCCTCAATGAAGTGCGTTAAGAACTGTGGGAAAAGGCACCACTTTCTAGAGGACACTGATAGCAGTGTTCAGAATCTTTTCATGAGAGTTGGGGATATGACAGCTAACACAAACAGCAAGTTCTTTATTCCACCAGCCTATGCAGAACCTATGAATAAATTTGAACcatgggaaaagaaaagaattttatatataaagacCTTACTGGATGAATGCAAGgatgaaaaaagacaaaaagaccaGCATATTAAAGAACTAAAAATGAAGATGGAGACCTctcaacagagagagagtgaacttGAAAAGAAGTTGCATGACTCtaatatgagagagagcaaaCTTAAAAAGAAGTTGCATGACTCTAGTATAAGGGAGAGTGAACTTGAAAAGAAGTTGCATGACTCTAGTATAAGGGAGAGTGAACTTGAAAAGAAGTTGGGTGACTCTCGGCTGAGGGAGCGTGAACTTGAAAAGAAGTTGGGTGACTCTCGGCTGAGGGAGCGTGAACTTGAAAAGAAGTTGGGTGACTCTTGGCTGAGGGAGCGTGAACTTGGAAAGAAGTTGGATGAATCTCGGCTGAGGGAGAGTGAACTCGAAAAGGACTTGGAAGCTACTCAACTAAGAGGAACAACCTAA
- the LOC128622307 gene encoding rab effector MyRIP-like isoform X2, with product MVLFIRGDGEKRSDPASMKCVKNCGKRHHFLEDTDSSVQNLFMRVGDMTANTNSKFFIPPAYAEPMNKFEPWEKKRILYIKTLLDECKDEKRQKDQHIKELKMKMETSQQRESELEKKLHDSNMRESKLKKKLHDSSIRESELEKKLHDSSIRESELEKKLGDSRLRERELEKKLGDSRLRERELEKKLGDSWLRERELGKKLDESRLRESELEKDLEATQLRGTT from the coding sequence ATGGTGCTGTTCATtagaggagatggagaaaaaCGTTCAGATCCTGCCTCAATGAAGTGCGTTAAGAACTGTGGGAAAAGGCACCACTTTCTAGAGGACACTGATAGCAGTGTTCAGAATCTTTTCATGAGAGTTGGGGATATGACAGCTAACACAAACAGCAAGTTCTTTATTCCACCAGCCTATGCAGAACCTATGAATAAATTTGAACcatgggaaaagaaaagaattttatatataaagacCTTACTGGATGAATGCAAGgatgaaaaaagacaaaaagaccaGCATATTAAAGAACTAAAAATGAAGATGGAGACCTctcaacagagagagagtgaacttGAAAAGAAGTTGCATGACTCtaatatgagagagagcaaaCTTAAAAAGAAGTTGCATGACTCTAGTATAAGGGAGAGTGAACTTGAAAAGAAGTTGCATGACTCTAGTATAAGGGAGAGTGAACTTGAAAAGAAGTTGGGTGACTCTCGGCTGAGGGAGCGTGAACTTGAAAAGAAGTTGGGTGACTCTCGGCTGAGGGAGCGTGAACTTGAAAAGAAGTTGGGTGACTCTTGGCTGAGGGAGCGTGAACTTGGAAAGAAGTTGGATGAATCTCGGCTGAGGGAGAGTGAACTCGAAAAGGACTTGGAAGCTACTCAACTAAGAGGAACAACCTAA